A section of the Rhizobium sp. Pop5 genome encodes:
- the ubiE gene encoding bifunctional demethylmenaquinone methyltransferase/2-methoxy-6-polyprenyl-1,4-benzoquinol methylase UbiE: MSESRTSADGGMETSYGFREVTGGEKQGLVNQVFHKVAKRYDIMNDVMSMGMHRAWKDAMISALNPRKEPGYKVLDVAGGTGDIAFRIVEASNRQAHANVLDINGSMLAVGAERAEKKKLSSNLTFVEANAEELPFEAASFDAYTIAFGIRNVPRIDVALSEAYRVLKRGGRLLVLEFSEVDMPLLDKIYDAWSFNAIPQFGKAITGDAEPYQYLVESIRKFPNQENFAAMIRQAGFSRVTYTNYTGGIAALHSGWKL, translated from the coding sequence ATGTCAGAAAGCCGCACTTCCGCCGATGGCGGCATGGAGACCTCCTACGGCTTCCGCGAGGTGACCGGCGGCGAGAAGCAGGGCCTGGTCAACCAGGTGTTCCACAAGGTCGCCAAGCGCTACGACATCATGAACGACGTCATGTCGATGGGGATGCACCGCGCCTGGAAGGATGCGATGATCTCGGCGCTGAACCCGCGCAAGGAGCCAGGCTACAAGGTGCTCGACGTTGCGGGCGGCACTGGCGACATCGCCTTCCGCATCGTCGAGGCATCGAACCGGCAGGCGCATGCGAACGTGCTCGACATCAACGGCTCGATGCTCGCCGTCGGCGCTGAGCGGGCGGAAAAGAAGAAGCTTTCCAGCAATCTCACCTTCGTCGAGGCGAACGCCGAGGAACTGCCTTTCGAGGCGGCAAGCTTCGACGCCTATACGATCGCTTTCGGCATCCGCAACGTGCCCCGGATCGATGTGGCGCTGTCAGAGGCCTATCGCGTGCTGAAGCGCGGCGGTCGGCTGCTGGTGCTGGAGTTTTCCGAAGTCGATATGCCGCTTCTCGATAAGATCTACGATGCCTGGTCGTTCAATGCCATTCCGCAGTTCGGCAAGGCGATCACCGGCGATGCCGAACCCTACCAGTACCTGGTGGAATCGATCCGCAAGTTTCCGAACCAGGAGAATTTCGCAGCGATGATCCGCCAGGCCGGCTTCTCGCGCGTCACCTACACCAATTATACCGGCGGCATCGCCGCACTCCATTCCGGGTGGAAGCTCTGA
- a CDS encoding dihydroorotase family protein, with protein sequence MDFDLVLQGTVVLPDRILEEGYVAVRDGRIAEVGLGVPPAARERHLLGKALILPGAIDAQVHSLSQKDQEDFIWSTRSAAAGGVTTIVDMPYDEGNLVCSAAAVKWKIDHASPQARVDFALYGTVDPEEGPARIREMVAAGVAAFKFSTFGTDPKRFPRIPPALLDACFAAIAPTGLTAGVHNEDDEAVRSYMEQVKASGITDWRAHGLSRPAITELLAMHTIFETGANTGCPSHVVHCSLRRGYDIARAYRRDGFEATVECCVHYLTLDEENDVKRLGGKAKINPPIRPRAEVESLWRKVAEGDVWLVSTDHVSWSENRKINPDMLANASGVPGLEVMVPLFVKGALERGIPLTWAARLMAENPAKHFRLDHIKGALTPGKDADITVLEPQESVYDASASGNNVVGWSPYNGIRLPWTVSATYLRGEKIAEGGKVLAEPGTGRFIRPLPRQVIAGAAT encoded by the coding sequence ATGGACTTCGATCTCGTTCTGCAGGGCACGGTGGTGCTGCCGGATCGCATTCTCGAGGAGGGTTATGTCGCCGTCCGCGACGGCAGGATCGCCGAGGTCGGCCTCGGCGTGCCGCCTGCGGCCCGCGAACGGCATCTGCTGGGCAAGGCGCTGATCCTGCCCGGCGCCATCGACGCGCAGGTGCATTCGCTTTCCCAGAAGGACCAGGAGGATTTCATCTGGTCGACACGTTCGGCGGCGGCCGGCGGCGTGACAACGATCGTCGATATGCCCTATGACGAAGGCAATCTCGTCTGTTCGGCTGCGGCCGTAAAGTGGAAGATCGACCATGCGAGCCCGCAGGCGCGCGTCGATTTCGCGCTTTACGGCACCGTCGACCCCGAGGAAGGCCCAGCGCGAATCCGTGAAATGGTCGCGGCGGGTGTCGCAGCCTTCAAGTTCTCGACCTTCGGCACCGATCCCAAGCGTTTTCCGCGCATTCCGCCCGCGCTGCTTGATGCCTGTTTTGCGGCGATCGCGCCGACCGGGCTGACGGCCGGGGTGCACAACGAGGATGACGAGGCGGTGCGCAGCTATATGGAGCAGGTGAAGGCGAGCGGCATCACCGATTGGCGGGCGCATGGGCTGTCGCGGCCTGCGATCACCGAGCTCCTGGCGATGCACACGATTTTTGAGACAGGCGCCAATACCGGCTGCCCCTCGCATGTGGTGCACTGCTCGCTCCGGCGCGGCTACGATATCGCCCGCGCCTATCGCCGTGACGGTTTCGAGGCCACGGTCGAGTGCTGCGTCCACTATCTGACGCTCGACGAGGAAAACGACGTAAAGCGCCTCGGCGGCAAGGCGAAAATCAATCCGCCCATTCGTCCGCGCGCCGAGGTGGAGAGCCTCTGGCGGAAGGTGGCCGAAGGCGATGTCTGGCTGGTCTCGACTGATCACGTCAGCTGGTCGGAGAACCGCAAGATCAATCCCGACATGCTCGCCAATGCATCCGGTGTTCCCGGCCTTGAGGTCATGGTGCCGCTTTTCGTGAAAGGTGCCCTCGAACGCGGCATTCCGCTGACCTGGGCGGCCAGGCTGATGGCTGAGAATCCGGCGAAGCATTTCCGGCTCGATCATATCAAAGGGGCGCTGACACCCGGCAAGGACGCCGATATCACCGTGCTGGAGCCGCAGGAAAGCGTCTATGATGCGTCCGCAAGCGGCAACAACGTCGTCGGCTGGAGCCCTTACAACGGCATCCGCCTGCCCTGGACCGTGTCGGCCACCTATCTGCGCGGCGAAAAAATCGCGGAAGGCGGGAAGGTGCTGGCCGAGCCCGGCACCGGCCGGTTCATTCGGCCGTTGCCGCGTCAGGTGATCGCGGGAGCTGCGACATGA
- a CDS encoding aromatic amino acid lyase: protein MQHERPGIELSGRPLGFAEMVAIGAGKATISASPTGMARIAIAREIVEDAIASGMPVYGSTTGVGAMKDVEWSADELDTFNLGLVRAHHFGTGTPFSCNVVRNAMAIRINTALTGQVGCTPELVHAYMTMLKADLIPVVRRTGSIGCADIGLMGQIGAVLTGVGEAMYRGNRMQAAEAFRAAGLEPVRMAPRDSLASLSVNAVSFAAAAETTRSAAASIRVLLATGMMASGALGASRDPWKAVRHVGTAREALIGAWLCNASDDWNWPVATHVQDPLSLRMIAQVFGAVIENLLSTGHKILAATGRSDDNPVVVEGRVMTSGGSLPLDVTILLESAALCMAHAARNAFNRCVILGNGQRRDLPVNLVPPGRIATGFGPIIKLAGEIFSRVLSMSNPVSAQSLVVAAGLEDEAAFLPLVIERFDRQMRALKRLAALEALLSAQAMDILGDEPRGVAAMLYEVVRKHADFYTIDRPLSAEVEAIEEELGSDDFLSKLTEQVPIASFDDFFALSSLERIEERLGRQEPVAI, encoded by the coding sequence ATGCAGCACGAACGCCCCGGTATCGAACTTTCCGGACGACCGCTCGGCTTTGCCGAGATGGTGGCAATCGGTGCGGGCAAGGCGACGATTTCGGCTTCGCCGACGGGCATGGCCCGCATTGCGATCGCGCGCGAGATCGTCGAAGATGCAATCGCCTCCGGCATGCCCGTCTACGGCTCGACAACAGGTGTGGGCGCGATGAAGGATGTGGAGTGGTCGGCCGACGAACTCGACACCTTCAATCTCGGCCTGGTGCGTGCCCATCATTTCGGCACCGGCACGCCCTTTTCCTGCAATGTCGTGCGCAACGCCATGGCGATCCGCATCAATACGGCGCTGACCGGCCAGGTCGGCTGCACGCCGGAGCTGGTCCACGCCTATATGACGATGCTCAAGGCCGACCTCATTCCGGTCGTGCGGCGCACCGGCTCGATCGGCTGCGCCGATATCGGGCTGATGGGGCAGATCGGCGCGGTGCTGACCGGCGTCGGCGAAGCGATGTATCGTGGCAACCGGATGCAGGCGGCGGAAGCCTTCCGCGCAGCAGGGCTCGAACCGGTGCGGATGGCGCCGCGCGACAGTCTCGCCTCGCTCAGCGTCAACGCGGTGAGCTTTGCCGCGGCGGCGGAAACGACGCGGAGTGCTGCAGCCTCGATCCGCGTACTGCTCGCGACCGGCATGATGGCATCGGGCGCGCTCGGCGCCTCCCGCGATCCCTGGAAAGCGGTCCGCCACGTCGGCACGGCGCGCGAGGCGTTGATCGGCGCCTGGCTCTGCAACGCCTCTGACGACTGGAACTGGCCCGTCGCCACGCATGTGCAGGATCCGCTCAGCCTGCGCATGATCGCCCAAGTATTCGGCGCGGTGATCGAAAACCTGCTTTCGACGGGTCACAAGATCCTGGCCGCCACCGGCCGCTCGGACGACAATCCCGTCGTCGTCGAAGGCCGGGTGATGACATCGGGCGGTTCTCTTCCGCTCGATGTGACGATCCTGCTCGAATCGGCAGCGCTCTGCATGGCGCATGCGGCGCGCAACGCCTTCAATCGCTGCGTCATTCTCGGCAACGGCCAGCGACGCGACCTGCCGGTCAATCTCGTGCCGCCGGGACGCATCGCCACCGGCTTCGGGCCGATCATCAAGCTCGCCGGCGAGATCTTTTCGCGCGTACTGTCGATGTCCAACCCGGTTTCCGCCCAGTCGCTGGTGGTGGCCGCCGGGCTGGAGGATGAGGCAGCCTTCCTGCCACTCGTCATCGAGCGCTTCGACCGGCAGATGCGGGCGTTGAAGCGCCTTGCCGCCCTTGAGGCCTTGCTCTCCGCCCAGGCGATGGACATTCTGGGAGACGAGCCCAGGGGTGTCGCGGCCATGCTCTATGAGGTCGTGCGCAAACATGCCGATTTCTATACGATCGATCGGCCGCTCTCGGCGGAGGTCGAGGCGATCGAGGAGGAACTCGGCTCGGATGACTTCCTTTCGAAACTGACCGAGCAGGTTCCGATCGCCTCCTTCGACGATTTCTTCGCGCTCAGTTCGCTTGAGCGCATAGAGGAGCGGCTCGGCCGCCAAGAACCGGTGGCGATCTGA
- the mutM gene encoding bifunctional DNA-formamidopyrimidine glycosylase/DNA-(apurinic or apyrimidinic site) lyase, protein MPELPEVETVKRGLTPAMEGARVARLELRRKDLRFPFPEALAEKVSGRTIVGLGRRAKYLLVDLDDGNTLISHLGMSGSFRVEEGAASETPGQFHHARSKDEKHDHVIFHLEGQGGPRRVVYNDPRRFGFMDMVGRADLAAHPFFRDLGPEPTGNELGAAYLAERFRDKAQPLKSALLDQKNIAGLGNIYVCEALWRSHLSPIRAAGTLVTAGGKPKEQLNLLVASIRDVIADAIAAGGSSLRDHIQTDGSLGYFQHSFSVYDREGQACGTPGCGGTVARIVQAGRSTFYCATCQK, encoded by the coding sequence ATGCCGGAATTGCCAGAAGTCGAAACGGTCAAACGCGGCCTGACGCCGGCGATGGAGGGTGCTCGCGTCGCGAGGCTGGAGCTGCGCCGCAAGGACCTGCGCTTCCCCTTTCCGGAGGCTTTGGCGGAAAAGGTGTCCGGCCGCACCATCGTCGGCCTCGGCCGCCGCGCCAAATATCTGCTGGTCGATCTCGACGACGGCAACACGCTGATTTCCCATCTCGGCATGTCCGGTTCCTTCCGCGTCGAGGAGGGGGCGGCCTCCGAAACGCCTGGACAGTTCCACCATGCCCGCTCGAAGGATGAGAAGCACGATCATGTCATCTTCCATCTGGAGGGACAGGGTGGCCCGCGCCGCGTCGTCTACAACGATCCGCGTCGTTTCGGTTTCATGGATATGGTGGGGCGCGCCGATCTCGCTGCTCACCCCTTCTTCCGCGATCTCGGGCCGGAGCCGACCGGAAATGAACTCGGCGCCGCCTACCTTGCCGAACGCTTCCGCGACAAGGCGCAGCCGCTGAAGAGCGCGCTCCTCGACCAGAAGAACATTGCCGGCCTCGGCAATATATATGTGTGCGAGGCGCTGTGGCGCTCGCATCTGTCGCCGATCCGCGCCGCCGGCACGCTGGTGACGGCAGGCGGTAAACCGAAGGAGCAGCTGAACCTGCTTGTCGCCTCGATCCGCGATGTGATTGCCGATGCCATCGCCGCCGGTGGGTCCTCGCTGCGCGACCATATCCAGACGGATGGATCGCTCGGTTATTTCCAGCATTCCTTCTCAGTCTATGATCGTGAAGGTCAGGCTTGCGGCACGCCGGGCTGCGGCGGTACGGTCGCCCGGATCGTGCAGGCGGGTCGCTCTACCTTCTATTGCGCCACCTGTCAGAAATAA
- the ubiB gene encoding 2-polyprenylphenol 6-hydroxylase: MSTFGAYFRLIRVGWILVREGVISALPSEGLPPSISLAKSFVSLFARSRAMAIARSDRLAQAVERLGPSYVKIGQFLATRPDVVGVEFANDLSQLQDRMAFFPVAAAKANIEASLGRPMSELYASFGDPIAAASIAQVHPAEVETPEGRKKVAVKIVRPGVRQRFAHDIEAMYLVAHMQERFLPFSRRLRPVEVTKTLEQTTKVEMDLRLEAAALSEIAENTEKDPGFRVPKVDWERTGRDVITMEWIDGTRMSDVEGLRAAGHDLNLLADTLIQSFLRHTLRDGFFHADMHPGNLFVDADGMIVAVDMGIVGRLGKKERRFLAEILYGFITRDYIRVAEVHFEAGYVPGHHNVDSFAQAIRAIGEPIHGQPAETISMGKLLTLLFEVTELFDMATRPELVMLQKTMVVVEGVSRMLNPRFNMWKASEPVVGDWIRTNLGPKRIVTDLQDGLKAAVKLAEAVPEIAAKTEKFHHQLLHMSEHGLRFDAQTADAIGKAEARHNRSARIALWAIALTLLYIAWMLS, from the coding sequence ATGAGCACTTTCGGAGCCTATTTCCGCCTGATCAGGGTCGGCTGGATTCTCGTGCGTGAAGGCGTGATCTCGGCATTGCCGTCCGAGGGCCTGCCGCCTTCGATCAGCCTTGCCAAATCCTTCGTCAGCCTGTTTGCGCGCAGCCGCGCCATGGCAATTGCGCGCAGCGACCGGTTGGCGCAAGCCGTCGAGCGGCTTGGCCCCTCCTATGTGAAGATCGGCCAGTTCCTGGCCACACGGCCTGATGTCGTCGGCGTCGAATTCGCCAACGATCTGTCGCAGCTTCAGGACCGGATGGCCTTTTTCCCCGTGGCCGCCGCCAAGGCCAATATCGAGGCTTCGCTCGGGCGGCCGATGAGCGAGCTCTATGCGAGCTTCGGCGATCCGATCGCCGCCGCCTCGATCGCCCAGGTGCATCCGGCCGAAGTCGAGACTCCAGAGGGCCGAAAGAAGGTCGCCGTCAAGATCGTTCGGCCCGGCGTGCGCCAGCGCTTTGCCCATGACATCGAGGCGATGTATCTCGTTGCCCACATGCAGGAGCGCTTCCTGCCGTTCAGCCGGCGGCTGCGGCCGGTCGAGGTGACGAAGACGCTGGAACAGACAACCAAGGTGGAGATGGATCTTCGCCTGGAGGCGGCTGCCCTTTCCGAGATCGCCGAAAACACCGAAAAAGACCCGGGCTTTCGTGTGCCGAAGGTCGACTGGGAGCGCACCGGACGCGACGTCATCACCATGGAGTGGATCGACGGGACGAGAATGTCCGACGTCGAGGGACTGCGCGCGGCGGGCCACGACCTCAACCTGCTCGCCGATACGCTGATCCAGTCCTTCCTGCGCCATACGCTGCGCGACGGCTTCTTCCATGCCGACATGCATCCGGGCAACCTCTTCGTCGATGCAGACGGCATGATCGTCGCCGTCGACATGGGCATCGTCGGACGGCTGGGCAAAAAGGAGCGGCGGTTCCTCGCCGAAATCCTCTATGGCTTCATCACCCGCGACTACATCCGCGTCGCGGAGGTGCATTTCGAGGCAGGCTATGTACCCGGCCACCACAATGTCGACAGCTTCGCCCAGGCGATCCGGGCGATCGGCGAGCCGATCCATGGACAGCCGGCCGAGACGATCTCGATGGGCAAGCTGCTGACGCTGCTGTTCGAAGTGACCGAACTCTTCGACATGGCGACGCGGCCGGAGCTGGTGATGCTGCAGAAGACGATGGTCGTCGTCGAAGGCGTGTCACGCATGCTCAACCCGCGCTTCAACATGTGGAAGGCCTCCGAACCCGTTGTCGGCGACTGGATTCGCACCAATCTCGGACCGAAGCGGATCGTCACTGATCTCCAAGATGGACTGAAGGCGGCGGTCAAGCTCGCCGAGGCCGTGCCTGAAATCGCGGCGAAGACCGAAAAATTCCACCACCAGCTTCTCCATATGAGCGAACATGGGCTGCGCTTCGACGCGCAGACGGCGGATGCTATCGGCAAGGCTGAAGCGCGGCACAACCGCTCGGCCAGGATTGCGCTCTGGGCGATTGCATTGACGCTTCTTTATATTGCCTGGATGCTGAGCTGA